Genomic window (Devosia chinhatensis):
CCCGCTTTCAGACGCAAATGGCCCGCTTCCACGATGCCATCGAGGGCAAGGGGAAACTGCCTGTGACCAGTGCGGATTCCCGTCGAGCGCTCGAATTGGTGACCGCTTTCTATCACTCATCGTCCACCCATCAGGAAGTCGTTCTGCCACTGGGCCCCGATCACCCGCTCTATGAGAGCTGGGTACCGGCGGCGTACCGGTAGGCACGGGCGGGAGGAGAGGCATATGGCAACCCGTATCGAACTCAAGCAGATCAAGAAGGCCTATGGCGAAGTGGCGGTGATCCATGGTGTCGATCTCACCATCGACCCTGGCGAATTCACCGTCTTCGTGGGCCCGTCCGGTTGCGGCAAGTCCACGCTGCTGCGCATGATCGCCGGGCTTGAGCCCATTACCGGCGGCGATCTTCTGATCGATGGGCAGCGCATGAACGAGGTGCCGGCGGCGCGGCGCGGCATCGCCATGGTGTTCCAGTCCTATGCGCTCTATCCGCATATGAACGTGTACCAGAACCTCGCCTTTGGTCTCGAAACGGCGAAAATGCCCAAGCACGAAATCGAGAGCCGGGTGCAGCGGGCGGCGGAAATCCTCAAGATCGAGCCCTTGCTCAAGCGCAAGCCCAAGCAGCTTTCCGGCGGCCAGCGCCAGCGCGTCGCCATTGGCCGGGCCATCGTCCGCGAGCCGAAGATCTTCCTGTTCGACGAGCCCCTGTCGAACCTCGACGCCGAATTGCGCGTCGCCATGCGCGTCGAAATCGCCAAGTT
Coding sequences:
- a CDS encoding ABC transporter ATP-binding protein, with translation MATRIELKQIKKAYGEVAVIHGVDLTIDPGEFTVFVGPSGCGKSTLLRMIAGLEPITGGDLLIDGQRMNEVPAARRGIAMVFQSYALYPHMNVYQNLAFGLETAKMPKHEIESRVQRAAEILKIEPLLKRKPKQLSGGQRQRVAIGRAIVREPKIFLFDEPLSNLDAELRVAMRVEIAKLHNDLGNTMIYVTHDQVEAMTMADKIVVLRSGIIEQAGAPLELYNNPRNLFVAGFIGSPKMNFLSAGAEGGVLRAAGSSLALARDVGGAKTLGIRPEHITIVEGSGIKFADVRVDLVENLGGQTVVYATTADGEALTIVLEGQRSVELGSTVPAYLDPSKAHVFDAEGNAIR